The genome window GCCACATAGGGTGTTGAACACCAGCGCCGAATGAAGGGTGAACCCCATGGAGGACCAGGCCCTAGGGGCTCGCCAGGAGAACCGGGCTAAGAAGGCAAGCGTTGTGACGGCAGGAACCCTGCAGTATGAACGCAGGCACCCTGCCTCCTTGGTGTAATCGGCGCTGGGGATAGTTCCCCCTTCCAGGGAGGAACCGCCCTCATTACCCTCGAAGTAGTAGTGCTGGGCCATGGAAGGATGGAAGGGAGAGAGACCAGTGAAGCGCCTCTACCGCTCGAGGAGAGAAAGGATGGTGGCCGGAGTCTGTGGCGGCGTAGCCCAGTACTTCAATGTGGACGTGGTTATCGTCCGTCTAGCCTGGGTGATCTTTGCCCTGGCCGGGGGGCCGGGCATCATTGCCTACATCATCGCCTGGATCATCGTGCCAGAGGAGCCAGCGGCACCCGGGACCCATGTCTCCGTGGAGGGCGATACCCACGCTGAACCGGCGGATATACCCTCCAAGAACAAGTCCCAGAAAGCCCTGGGCTACATCCTCGTAGCCCTGGGCCTTTACATTCTTCTTCGCGCCGTGTTTCCCATGCCCTGGAGTCTATCCTGGGGCTTCTCCCTCGGGCAGTGGTGGCCTGTCATCCTCATTGCCCTGGGTGTTGCCATGGTACTGGGCTTCTTTGATCGGGGGCGGTCCGCTTGAGACTGGCAAGGCTCTTTAACGGGCTCC of Bacillota bacterium contains these proteins:
- a CDS encoding PspC domain-containing protein encodes the protein MKRLYRSRRERMVAGVCGGVAQYFNVDVVIVRLAWVIFALAGGPGIIAYIIAWIIVPEEPAAPGTHVSVEGDTHAEPADIPSKNKSQKALGYILVALGLYILLRAVFPMPWSLSWGFSLGQWWPVILIALGVAMVLGFFDRGRSA